Proteins encoded by one window of Collimonas fungivorans:
- the pheS gene encoding phenylalanine--tRNA ligase subunit alpha, whose product MNSLEQLVTQAQADFSAAADAAALENAKAKYLGKTGQITEQMKGLGKLAPDERKVQGAVINNAKEQIEAALNARRDALANAQMQERLNAEAIDVTLPGRGRGVGGIHPVMRSWQRIEEIFRSIGFDVADGPEIETDWTNFTALNSPENHPARSMQDTFYIDGKDTEGKQLLLRTHTSPMQVRYARMNKPPIKVIAPGRTYRVDSDATHSPMFHQVEGLWIAEDISFADLKGVYLNFVKAFFETDDLQVRFRPSYFPFTEPSAEIDIAFGSGPLKGRWLEVSGAGQVHPNVVRNMGLDPEQFIGFAFGSGIERLTMLRYGINDLRLFYEGDLRFLKQFN is encoded by the coding sequence TCCCTAGAACAATTAGTAACGCAAGCCCAGGCTGATTTCAGCGCCGCCGCCGATGCCGCCGCGCTGGAAAATGCCAAGGCCAAGTATCTCGGCAAGACCGGCCAGATCACCGAGCAGATGAAGGGGCTGGGCAAGCTGGCGCCGGATGAGCGCAAGGTCCAGGGCGCAGTCATCAACAACGCCAAAGAGCAGATCGAAGCCGCGCTGAATGCGCGCCGTGATGCCTTGGCCAACGCACAGATGCAAGAGCGCCTGAATGCGGAAGCAATCGATGTCACCTTGCCCGGCCGCGGCCGCGGCGTCGGCGGCATCCACCCGGTGATGCGTTCGTGGCAGCGTATCGAAGAAATTTTCCGTTCCATCGGTTTCGACGTGGCCGACGGCCCCGAGATCGAAACCGACTGGACCAACTTTACCGCGCTGAACAGCCCGGAAAACCATCCGGCGCGTTCGATGCAGGACACCTTCTACATCGACGGCAAGGACACTGAAGGCAAGCAGCTGCTGCTGCGCACCCACACCAGCCCGATGCAGGTGCGTTATGCGCGCATGAACAAGCCGCCGATCAAGGTCATCGCGCCGGGCCGTACTTACCGCGTCGACAGCGACGCCACCCACTCGCCGATGTTCCACCAGGTCGAAGGCTTGTGGATCGCCGAAGACATCAGCTTCGCCGACCTCAAGGGCGTGTACCTGAATTTCGTCAAGGCTTTCTTTGAAACCGACGACCTGCAAGTGCGTTTCCGTCCATCCTACTTCCCGTTTACCGAGCCTTCGGCCGAGATCGACATTGCCTTCGGCAGCGGTCCGCTGAAAGGACGCTGGCTGGAAGTATCCGGCGCCGGCCAGGTGCATCCGAACGTGGTGCGCAACATGGGGCTGGATCCGGAACAGTTCATCGGCTTCGCGTTCGGCTCCGGCATCGAACGCCTGACCATGCTGCGTTATGGCATCAACGATCTGCGCCTGTTCTACGAAGGCGACCTGCGTTTCCTGAAACAATTTAACTAA
- the pheT gene encoding phenylalanine--tRNA ligase subunit beta: MQFSESWLRSMVDPKMTSDELSHLLTMSGLEVEEVEPVAPPFTNIVVGLVVETAKHPNADRLNVCQVDVGTGTMLNIVCGAPNVRPGLKVPCAMVGAILPPGADGKPFEIKLGQLRGVESQGMLCSARELKLAEDHGGLLELPEDAPVGQNFRDYFELNDLKFTIKLTPNKADCLSVLGVAREVSALTGTPLKQPLFKTVSANIAEILPVKISAPDLCGRFSGRVIRGLNAKAATPRWMKQRLERSGQRPISALVDISNYVMLELGRPTHVFDLDKIHGGLDVRWGKAGESLKLLNGNTVSVDDWIGVIADDRQIESLAGIMGGDATAVSLETQNIYLEAAFWWPQAIQGRARRFNFSTDAGHRFERGVDFATTVEHIERITALLVEICGTPETQVGAVDDQSVNLPKRDPVKVRTSRAIKVIGVPLSDSQIADIFTRLGLGFTQENGVFSVTPPSFRFDIEIEEDLIEEIARVYGFENIPALPPVAPNAMYIAPENQRSLFPIRRQLADLDYQEVINFSFVEEAWEADFAGNLQPIKLLNPIASQMSVMRSSLVASLVANVKYNLNRKLNRVRIFETGAVYTRNQEVQNGPLAVAGFEQPKRVAGLAYGPQADEQWGQASRTVDFFDVKADLEALFAPAVLRFAKLEHPALHPGRSAQVLLGDVAVGFIGELHPRLQQKYELPLAPVLFEVDALALQHRQVPAYVEISKFPAVVRDLAVVVKQAVYAQDLLDVFAAEQQGNPACRILQAIVLFDEYHGKGLENDEKSLAFRFTLQDTENTLQDDTVEAAMSALIAAVSKVPTARLRA; encoded by the coding sequence ATGCAATTCTCTGAAAGCTGGCTGCGCTCCATGGTCGATCCGAAGATGACTTCGGACGAATTGTCCCATCTGCTGACCATGTCAGGTCTTGAAGTGGAAGAGGTCGAGCCGGTTGCGCCGCCTTTTACCAATATCGTGGTCGGCCTGGTGGTCGAGACCGCCAAGCATCCGAACGCCGATCGCCTGAATGTCTGCCAGGTCGATGTCGGCACCGGCACCATGCTCAATATCGTGTGCGGCGCGCCGAACGTGCGCCCAGGCCTGAAAGTGCCGTGCGCGATGGTCGGCGCAATCCTGCCGCCGGGCGCGGACGGCAAGCCGTTCGAAATCAAGCTGGGCCAGCTGCGCGGCGTCGAATCGCAGGGCATGCTGTGCTCGGCGCGCGAACTGAAACTGGCGGAAGACCATGGCGGCTTGCTGGAATTGCCGGAAGATGCGCCGGTCGGCCAGAATTTCCGCGACTATTTCGAACTGAACGATCTCAAGTTCACCATCAAGCTGACGCCGAACAAGGCGGACTGCCTGTCGGTGCTGGGCGTGGCGCGCGAAGTGTCGGCGCTGACCGGCACGCCGCTGAAGCAGCCGCTGTTCAAGACTGTCAGCGCCAATATCGCTGAAATCCTGCCGGTGAAGATTTCGGCGCCGGACCTGTGCGGCCGTTTCTCCGGCCGCGTAATCCGCGGCCTGAACGCCAAGGCAGCTACGCCGCGCTGGATGAAGCAGCGCCTGGAGCGCAGCGGCCAGCGGCCGATCTCGGCACTGGTCGACATCTCCAACTACGTCATGCTGGAACTGGGACGTCCTACCCACGTGTTCGACCTCGACAAGATCCACGGCGGCCTCGATGTGCGCTGGGGCAAGGCAGGCGAATCGCTCAAGCTGTTGAACGGCAATACAGTCAGCGTCGATGACTGGATCGGCGTGATTGCCGATGACCGCCAGATCGAATCGCTGGCCGGCATCATGGGCGGCGACGCCACTGCGGTATCGCTGGAAACGCAGAATATCTATCTGGAGGCCGCATTCTGGTGGCCGCAGGCGATACAGGGCCGCGCCCGCCGTTTCAATTTTTCGACTGACGCCGGCCATCGCTTCGAGCGCGGCGTCGATTTCGCCACCACGGTCGAGCACATAGAACGCATTACCGCCTTGCTGGTCGAAATTTGCGGCACACCTGAAACCCAGGTCGGCGCGGTCGACGACCAAAGCGTCAACCTGCCGAAACGCGATCCGGTCAAAGTGCGTACTTCACGTGCCATCAAGGTGATCGGTGTACCGTTGTCGGACAGCCAGATCGCCGATATCTTCACGCGCCTGGGACTGGGTTTCACCCAGGAGAACGGCGTGTTTTCGGTGACGCCGCCGTCGTTCCGTTTCGATATCGAGATCGAAGAAGACCTGATCGAGGAAATCGCCCGCGTCTACGGTTTCGAAAATATCCCGGCCTTGCCGCCGGTGGCGCCTAACGCCATGTACATCGCGCCGGAAAACCAGCGCTCGCTGTTCCCGATCCGGCGCCAGCTGGCCGACCTGGATTACCAGGAAGTGATCAATTTCAGTTTCGTCGAAGAAGCCTGGGAAGCCGATTTCGCCGGCAACCTGCAGCCGATCAAGCTGCTCAATCCGATTGCCAGCCAGATGAGCGTGATGCGCTCGTCGCTGGTCGCCAGCCTGGTGGCCAACGTCAAATACAATCTGAACCGCAAGCTGAACCGGGTCCGTATTTTTGAAACAGGCGCCGTGTATACGCGCAACCAGGAAGTCCAGAACGGGCCGCTGGCGGTAGCCGGTTTTGAACAGCCGAAGCGGGTCGCAGGCCTGGCCTATGGTCCGCAAGCCGACGAACAGTGGGGACAAGCCAGCCGCACCGTCGATTTCTTCGACGTCAAGGCCGACCTGGAGGCCTTGTTTGCGCCTGCCGTTTTGCGTTTTGCCAAACTGGAGCATCCTGCTTTGCATCCGGGTCGTTCGGCGCAGGTGCTGCTGGGCGACGTGGCGGTAGGTTTTATCGGCGAATTGCATCCGCGCCTGCAGCAGAAATATGAGTTGCCGCTGGCGCCGGTTTTGTTCGAAGTCGACGCCTTGGCGTTGCAGCATCGGCAAGTACCTGCGTATGTCGAGATTTCGAAGTTCCCGGCCGTGGTGCGCGATCTCGCGGTGGTGGTCAAACAAGCCGTTTATGCACAGGATTTACTGGACGTTTTTGCTGCTGAGCAGCAAGGAAATCCAGCTTGCCGGATTCTGCAAGCCATTGTTTTATTTGATGAATATCATGGCAAAGGACTGGAAAATGACGAAAAAAGTCTTGCTTTCCGTTTTACCTTGCAAGATACTGAAAACACCCTTCAAGATGACACAGTAGAAGCCGCCATGTCGGCTTTGATCGCTGCTGTCAGCAAGGTGCCAACAGCAAGATTGCGCGCCTGA
- a CDS encoding integration host factor subunit alpha: MNNMQTVEFESVLDADLNRAMREAQARSQAEKNLPTLTKAELAELLFEQVGLNKREAKDMVETFFDEIRDALERGESVKLSGFGNFQLRDKPQRPGRNPKTGEEIPITARRVVTFHASQKLKGMVEAASLQPIQPIQQFAAALPANS; this comes from the coding sequence ATGAACAATATGCAGACAGTAGAATTCGAATCCGTTCTGGACGCCGACCTGAACCGGGCGATGCGTGAAGCGCAAGCCCGTTCGCAGGCAGAAAAGAATTTGCCGACATTGACCAAGGCGGAACTGGCTGAACTTTTGTTTGAACAGGTTGGCCTCAACAAGCGTGAGGCCAAGGACATGGTTGAAACGTTTTTCGATGAAATCCGGGATGCGCTGGAACGCGGCGAATCAGTGAAATTGTCGGGTTTCGGCAATTTCCAGCTGCGCGACAAGCCGCAGCGCCCGGGCCGCAATCCGAAGACCGGGGAAGAAATTCCCATCACTGCGCGCCGCGTGGTCACTTTCCATGCCAGCCAAAAACTCAAGGGCATGGTTGAAGCTGCAAGCCTGCAGCCGATCCAGCCTATCCAACAGTTTGCCGCCGCTCTTCCAGCTAATTCATGA
- a CDS encoding MerR family transcriptional regulator: MNDRISKSELVVLPPIPAKRYFTIGEVSDLCGVKPHVLRYWEQEFTQLKPVKRRGNRRYYQHHEVLLIRRIRELLYEHGFTISGARNKLDGRLGGAAEAELAEARQNEVNLVEVRHELEQILDLLIPKVEQATQ; encoded by the coding sequence ATGAACGATCGCATTAGTAAATCCGAACTTGTCGTATTGCCGCCGATTCCGGCCAAGCGTTATTTCACCATCGGCGAAGTCAGCGACCTGTGCGGCGTCAAGCCGCATGTGCTGCGTTATTGGGAACAGGAATTCACCCAGCTCAAGCCGGTCAAGCGGCGCGGCAACCGTCGTTATTACCAGCACCACGAAGTGCTGCTGATTCGCCGCATCCGCGAATTATTGTATGAACACGGTTTCACCATCAGCGGCGCCCGCAACAAACTAGATGGCCGGCTGGGCGGCGCGGCCGAAGCCGAGCTGGCCGAGGCCCGGCAAAACGAAGTCAATCTGGTCGAAGTGCGGCACGAACTGGAACAGATACTCGATTTGCTGATACCGAAGGTCGAGCAAGCCACTCAGTGA
- the upp gene encoding uracil phosphoribosyltransferase — MLSDPRFPNLFILNHPLIQHKLTHMRSKETSTRTFRQLLREITLLMGYEITRDLPLTTQQIETPMQSMQAPVIAGRKLAVVPVLRAGIGMSDGLLDLVPSARVGHIGVYRDPDTHQPVEYLVRLPDLAERIFIVCDPMVATGNSAVHAVDVLKKRGVSDEQIIFLALVAAPEGVQVFQGAHPGVKLYVASLDSHLDEHAYIVPGLGDAGDRIFGTK; from the coding sequence ATGCTCAGCGATCCGCGTTTCCCCAATCTTTTCATCCTCAACCACCCGCTGATCCAGCACAAGCTGACCCACATGCGGAGCAAGGAAACATCTACCCGCACATTCCGCCAGCTGCTGCGTGAAATCACGCTGCTGATGGGTTACGAAATCACGCGCGACCTGCCGCTGACGACACAGCAGATCGAAACGCCGATGCAGAGCATGCAGGCGCCGGTGATTGCCGGCCGCAAGCTGGCGGTGGTGCCGGTGCTGCGGGCCGGGATAGGGATGAGCGACGGTTTGCTGGACCTGGTGCCGTCGGCGCGGGTCGGGCATATCGGGGTGTATCGCGATCCCGATACGCATCAGCCGGTCGAGTACCTGGTGCGCTTGCCGGACCTGGCGGAGCGGATCTTCATCGTATGCGATCCGATGGTGGCAACCGGCAATTCGGCAGTGCATGCCGTCGACGTCCTGAAAAAGCGCGGCGTCAGCGACGAGCAAATCATTTTCCTGGCGCTGGTGGCGGCGCCGGAAGGCGTGCAAGTGTTCCAGGGCGCCCATCCCGGCGTCAAGCTGTACGTGGCAAGCCTGGATTCGCACCTGGACGAGCATGCTTATATCGTGCCCGGACTGGGCGACGCCGGTGACCGCATCTTCGGCACCAAATAA
- a CDS encoding type 1 glutamine amidotransferase domain-containing protein, giving the protein MKILMVLTSHDQLGNTGKKTGFWLEEFAAPYYAFLDAGADITLASPKGGQPPLDPKSDEADAQTEATERFRKDGAAQAALAATIKLSTVQAASYDAVFYPGGHGPLWDLAEDKDSIALIETMYAAGKPVSAVCHAPGVLRHARAADGSPLVKGKKVTGFSDSEEAAVQLTDIVPFLVEAELKRLGGNYSKLADWQSYAVTDGNLVTGQNPASSVAVAQHVLKFLS; this is encoded by the coding sequence ATGAAAATATTAATGGTGCTTACCTCCCACGACCAGTTGGGCAATACCGGCAAAAAAACCGGTTTCTGGCTTGAGGAGTTTGCAGCTCCCTATTACGCCTTCCTGGACGCCGGCGCCGACATCACGCTGGCGTCGCCAAAAGGCGGCCAGCCGCCGCTCGATCCGAAGAGCGACGAAGCCGATGCCCAAACCGAGGCCACCGAACGTTTTCGCAAAGATGGCGCGGCGCAGGCCGCATTGGCAGCGACCATCAAGCTGTCGACCGTGCAAGCTGCATCTTATGACGCCGTATTCTATCCGGGCGGCCATGGCCCCCTGTGGGATCTGGCGGAAGACAAGGACTCGATCGCTTTGATCGAAACCATGTACGCTGCGGGCAAGCCGGTATCGGCCGTATGTCACGCACCTGGCGTACTGCGCCATGCACGCGCGGCAGATGGCAGCCCGCTGGTGAAAGGCAAGAAAGTCACCGGTTTTTCAGACAGCGAAGAAGCAGCCGTGCAGTTGACCGATATCGTGCCGTTTCTGGTGGAAGCTGAACTGAAACGCCTGGGCGGAAATTACAGCAAGCTGGCCGATTGGCAGAGCTATGCCGTTACCGACGGCAATCTGGTTACCGGACAAAATCCGGCGTCTTCAGTTGCAGTGGCGCAGCATGTATTGAAATTTCTGAGCTGA